A single genomic interval of Picosynechococcus sp. PCC 7003 harbors:
- the cysK gene encoding cysteine synthase A — translation MKIAKNITELVGKTPLVQLNRIPEQENCVAQVVIKLEGMNPAASVKDRIGVNMIEAAEAAGEITPGKTILVEPTSGNTGIALAMAAAAKGYQLILTMPETMSMERRAMLLAYGAQLELTSGDAGMSACITKAQEIVDTLPNAYMLQQFNNLANPDAHRQTTALEIWEDTEGKVDLIVAGVGTGGTITGIAEVLKKYKPECQAIAVEPANSPVLSGGKPGPHKIQGIGAGFVPSVLNQSIIDEVVTVTDEAAINFGRRLAREEGILSGISTGAALCAAIKVAQRAENSGKLIVVIQPSYGERYLSTPLYQDLPANVIHSV, via the coding sequence ATGAAAATTGCCAAGAACATTACCGAATTAGTAGGAAAAACGCCCCTTGTGCAGTTAAATCGTATTCCTGAGCAGGAAAATTGCGTTGCCCAGGTGGTGATTAAATTAGAAGGGATGAATCCGGCTGCCTCGGTTAAGGACCGCATTGGCGTCAACATGATCGAAGCCGCCGAAGCCGCCGGAGAAATTACCCCCGGAAAAACGATTTTGGTAGAACCCACCTCTGGGAACACAGGCATTGCCCTAGCCATGGCCGCTGCCGCTAAGGGTTATCAGTTAATTTTGACCATGCCAGAGACCATGAGCATGGAGCGACGGGCGATGCTCCTCGCCTATGGGGCACAACTCGAACTGACCTCTGGGGATGCGGGCATGAGCGCCTGTATCACCAAGGCCCAGGAAATCGTCGATACGCTGCCTAATGCTTACATGTTGCAGCAGTTTAATAATTTGGCGAACCCCGATGCCCACCGCCAAACTACGGCCCTCGAAATCTGGGAAGATACGGAGGGGAAAGTCGATCTGATCGTGGCGGGAGTCGGTACCGGCGGCACAATTACCGGGATCGCCGAGGTGCTGAAAAAATATAAGCCTGAATGCCAGGCGATCGCCGTTGAACCAGCCAATAGTCCCGTGCTTTCTGGTGGCAAGCCCGGCCCTCACAAAATCCAAGGCATTGGGGCAGGTTTTGTCCCCAGTGTGCTCAATCAGAGCATCATTGATGAAGTTGTGACGGTGACCGACGAAGCTGCAATTAATTTTGGGCGTCGCCTGGCTAGGGAAGAAGGCATTTTATCGGGCATTTCGACAGGGGCAGCCCTCTGTGCCGCGATCAAAGTGGCCCAACGTGCAGAAAACAGCGGCAAGCTCATTGTTGTCATTCAACCAAGCTATGGGGAACGATACCTGAGTACCCCCCTCTATCAGGATCTCCCTGCCAACGTGATCCATTCGGTTTGA
- the ppsA gene encoding phosphoenolpyruvate synthase encodes MVSTFNTATASDARTEALVLWFEEVGSQDVGLVGGKNSSLGEMIQQLQPKGVNVPGGFATTAYAYRYFVKSAGLEEKLRTLFADLDTDDVANLQARGRQARALILNTPFPNDLQVAIASAYKKMCERYGAKSDVCDRFEGEAKEACEDSAHNVDVAVRSSATAEDLPEASFAGQQETYLNVHGVKGVLESCHKCFASLFTDRAIAYRQHNGFDHFEVALSVGVQKMVRSDLATSGVMFSIDTESGFKDAAFITGAYGLGENVVQGAVNPDEFVVFKPTLKDGYKPILERRLGSKKIKMVYAGGAKLTENVAVPEELQNKFCVSDEDVLTLARWATTIEEHYSNVRGQYTPMDIEWAKDGLTDELFIVQARPETVQSQKAANVIRSYKLKETGNVIAHGRSVGEMVGQGEANVILDVDQIKLFKPGQVLVTRRTDPDWEPIMKKASAIVTDQGGRTCHAAIIAREMGIPAVVGCGDATTLVKSGQDVTVSCCEGEDGKIYEGLLKFEVEETSLENLPTTKTKILMNVGNPEQAFSLSPLPADGVGLARLEFIIANHIKAHPKALIHFDELEDLMVKKEIAELTHLYENKADFFVDKLASGIAMIAAAFYPNPVVVRMSDFKSNEYANLLGGRQFEPTEENPMIGWRGASRYYDPNYSEAFGLECEAFKIARNEMGLTNIIPMIPFCRTPEEGRKVLAEMAKHDLRRGENGLQVYVMCELPSNVILVDEYSEVFDGFSIGSNDLTQLTLGLDRDSALVAHIFDERNEGVKRMVRMAIEGAKKYQRKIGICGQAPSDYPEFAEFLVELGIDSISLNPDSLLKTKLAIAALEQKLGR; translated from the coding sequence ATGGTCAGCACTTTTAACACGGCTACAGCCTCTGATGCGAGAACCGAAGCACTCGTTTTGTGGTTTGAGGAGGTTGGTTCCCAGGATGTGGGTCTGGTTGGGGGCAAAAATTCTTCCCTTGGGGAAATGATTCAGCAGTTACAGCCTAAGGGAGTCAACGTTCCAGGCGGGTTTGCCACGACGGCCTATGCTTATCGTTATTTTGTTAAATCTGCAGGCTTAGAAGAAAAGTTACGGACGCTTTTCGCAGACTTGGATACGGATGATGTGGCGAATCTCCAGGCGCGGGGTCGGCAGGCGCGGGCTTTGATTTTGAATACGCCTTTCCCGAATGATCTCCAGGTGGCGATCGCCTCTGCTTACAAAAAAATGTGTGAGCGATATGGAGCCAAATCCGATGTCTGCGATCGCTTTGAAGGGGAAGCAAAGGAAGCCTGTGAAGACAGTGCCCACAACGTCGATGTAGCGGTGCGCTCTAGTGCCACGGCGGAGGATTTACCGGAGGCGAGTTTTGCGGGGCAACAGGAAACTTATCTGAATGTCCACGGCGTGAAGGGGGTTCTGGAATCCTGCCACAAATGTTTTGCGTCTCTGTTTACGGATCGGGCGATCGCCTACCGTCAGCACAACGGCTTCGATCACTTTGAAGTCGCCCTGTCCGTCGGTGTGCAAAAAATGGTGCGCTCTGATCTCGCCACCTCCGGCGTGATGTTCTCCATCGACACCGAAAGCGGTTTTAAAGATGCCGCGTTTATTACCGGAGCCTATGGCTTGGGGGAAAACGTTGTCCAAGGCGCAGTCAATCCCGATGAATTTGTGGTCTTTAAACCGACCCTCAAGGATGGCTACAAACCGATTCTCGAACGGCGACTCGGCAGCAAAAAGATCAAAATGGTCTACGCCGGCGGCGCAAAACTCACCGAAAATGTTGCCGTCCCCGAAGAATTACAAAACAAATTCTGTGTCAGTGACGAAGACGTTTTAACCCTCGCCCGTTGGGCAACCACCATCGAGGAGCATTACTCCAACGTCCGTGGTCAATACACGCCGATGGATATTGAATGGGCAAAAGATGGCTTAACAGATGAATTATTTATCGTCCAAGCCCGTCCCGAAACCGTCCAGTCCCAGAAAGCCGCCAACGTCATCCGCAGCTACAAGCTCAAAGAAACGGGGAATGTCATTGCCCACGGTCGCAGCGTTGGGGAAATGGTCGGTCAAGGGGAAGCGAATGTGATCCTCGACGTTGACCAAATTAAACTCTTCAAACCCGGTCAAGTGCTAGTCACCCGCCGCACCGATCCCGATTGGGAACCGATCATGAAAAAAGCCTCGGCGATCGTCACCGACCAAGGCGGGAGAACCTGTCACGCGGCGATTATTGCCAGAGAAATGGGCATTCCGGCGGTGGTTGGTTGCGGTGATGCCACAACCCTCGTGAAATCCGGTCAAGACGTAACGGTTTCCTGTTGCGAAGGGGAAGATGGCAAGATCTACGAAGGTTTACTGAAGTTTGAAGTGGAAGAAACCTCCCTTGAAAATCTGCCCACTACCAAGACCAAAATTTTGATGAATGTGGGTAATCCAGAGCAAGCTTTCTCGCTGTCTCCTTTACCCGCCGATGGGGTTGGTTTAGCTCGCCTTGAGTTCATTATTGCCAACCACATTAAAGCCCACCCCAAAGCCCTGATTCACTTTGATGAATTGGAAGACTTGATGGTGAAAAAAGAGATTGCGGAATTGACCCATCTCTATGAAAACAAGGCTGATTTCTTCGTGGATAAACTCGCCAGTGGCATTGCCATGATCGCCGCCGCATTCTATCCGAATCCCGTGGTTGTTCGGATGTCTGATTTCAAATCCAATGAGTATGCAAATTTACTCGGTGGTCGTCAATTTGAACCGACAGAAGAAAACCCAATGATTGGCTGGCGTGGGGCATCCCGCTACTACGATCCCAATTATTCTGAAGCGTTTGGTTTGGAATGCGAAGCCTTTAAGATTGCCCGCAATGAAATGGGTCTGACGAATATTATTCCGATGATTCCGTTTTGCCGCACCCCAGAAGAAGGTCGCAAAGTGTTAGCTGAAATGGCAAAACATGACCTCCGCCGTGGGGAAAATGGGCTGCAAGTTTACGTCATGTGCGAATTGCCCTCCAACGTCATCCTCGTTGACGAATACAGCGAAGTGTTTGATGGTTTCTCCATTGGCTCGAACGATCTCACCCAATTAACGTTAGGTTTGGATCGCGATTCTGCGCTGGTTGCCCACATTTTCGATGAGCGGAATGAAGGGGTAAAACGCATGGTGCGGATGGCAATTGAAGGGGCGAAGAAATATCAACGCAAGATTGGTATTTGTGGTCAAGCTCCCTCGGATTATCCAGAATTTGCTGAATTCCTCGTTGAGTTAGGCATTGATTCCATCAGTTTGAACCCTGATTCTTTACTCAAAACTAAATTGGCGATCGCCGCTTTAGAACAAAAACTCGGTCGATAG
- a CDS encoding HAD-IB family phosphatase, which produces MDAQTIVFCDFDGTITTVDTFGDALGKYAPEVAADILPGLYDRKITLREGVRKILEAIPSEQFDAFVGEVDDKPVRQGFSDFLQFLGDRQVPIVVVSGGLVPMVERVLARPGTDGKPLRDHIETVAAMNIDTLDPYFKIIAPFEGGTEMVEKVQVMGKYKYQKAIAIGDSLTDINMALKADLVFARDRLQQYLDAEGKSYVPWETFDDIRAYLETNGLPA; this is translated from the coding sequence ATGGACGCCCAAACGATTGTATTTTGCGACTTTGACGGCACAATCACGACCGTCGATACCTTTGGGGATGCCCTCGGCAAATACGCGCCGGAGGTGGCCGCCGACATTCTACCGGGATTGTATGACCGCAAGATTACACTCCGGGAAGGAGTACGCAAAATCCTCGAAGCGATTCCTTCTGAGCAGTTTGATGCCTTTGTCGGTGAGGTGGACGATAAACCTGTGCGCCAGGGCTTCAGTGATTTTCTCCAGTTTTTAGGCGATCGCCAAGTGCCGATTGTGGTGGTATCCGGTGGCCTTGTGCCAATGGTGGAAAGAGTTTTAGCGCGTCCTGGCACCGATGGAAAACCTCTGCGCGATCACATTGAAACCGTGGCGGCAATGAATATTGATACCCTTGATCCTTACTTTAAAATCATTGCGCCCTTCGAAGGAGGGACGGAGATGGTGGAAAAAGTGCAAGTGATGGGAAAGTATAAATACCAAAAGGCGATCGCCATTGGGGATTCTCTAACGGATATCAACATGGCCCTGAAAGCAGATTTGGTTTTTGCCCGCGATCGCCTCCAGCAATATCTCGACGCCGAAGGAAAATCCTATGTCCCCTGGGAAACCTTTGATGATATCCGTGCCTATCTCGAAACTAACGGTTTGCCGGCCTAG
- a CDS encoding WecB/TagA/CpsF family glycosyltransferase, with translation MALTTDIPQRHILKTRVHCLDYQRAWAEIAAAIRDGTFGYGAIANVHMVMTGYWQPEFQHIINQALVTTPDGMPLVWGLRWLGYPQATRVYGPDLMLHCCAMAAQEKIPVYLYGSRPETLEKLQQTLLEKFPNLQIAGVEAPPFRSPTPAEAIATRQRIEQSGAKLVFVGLGCPKQEKWMAENSPHLAAVLLGVGAAFDFHAGTVSQAPRWLMTLGLEWLYRLIQEPRRLWKRYLVHNGAFIFLFGWQLLRRRSP, from the coding sequence ATGGCTTTGACGACGGATATTCCCCAGCGGCACATTCTAAAAACAAGGGTGCATTGTTTAGATTATCAACGGGCTTGGGCTGAAATTGCGGCGGCCATTCGCGATGGAACATTCGGGTATGGGGCGATCGCCAATGTACATATGGTGATGACGGGTTATTGGCAGCCAGAGTTTCAGCACATCATTAATCAAGCCCTGGTGACGACCCCGGACGGAATGCCCCTAGTTTGGGGATTGCGGTGGTTGGGTTATCCCCAGGCGACCCGGGTTTATGGGCCGGATCTGATGCTCCATTGTTGCGCCATGGCCGCCCAAGAAAAAATTCCGGTCTATCTCTATGGTAGTCGCCCAGAAACCCTCGAAAAATTGCAGCAAACTCTTTTAGAAAAATTTCCCAATTTGCAAATTGCCGGAGTAGAAGCGCCCCCTTTCCGATCCCCAACCCCTGCTGAGGCGATCGCCACAAGACAGCGCATTGAACAATCGGGCGCAAAACTGGTTTTTGTCGGTTTGGGTTGCCCGAAGCAAGAAAAATGGATGGCCGAAAATAGTCCCCACCTGGCGGCTGTTTTGTTGGGGGTGGGGGCGGCCTTTGATTTCCATGCTGGTACCGTCTCCCAAGCCCCCCGCTGGTTGATGACCCTGGGGTTGGAGTGGCTGTACCGGCTGATCCAAGAACCCCGTCGCCTTTGGAAACGTTATCTCGTCCACAATGGGGCATTTATTTTTCTGTTTGGTTGGCAACTGCTCCGGCGGCGATCGCCCTAG
- a CDS encoding sugar transferase — MPKSPFPLPTQDIRAISPLHWLKTARGRWKRGLLLVGSDLLGLAIAWQLADYINNFYSPIPADLVWWVWLDIPSLFWIFAFVTLVFFFGNHLYRSPPAPQNYTRAAWIITLVYGLFLVGSYFHNPMLDPPRSLFIAAWFLSVVLVLGLRFLLTLILRQFDRQAPPINVFLVAPAEQLESLAQILKKRPHYRIVGATLASMVSTQITVAQIKQSGAHEVLVKDLPETDLASHLFWHLRSAGIAIRLMPSSREMLYRRGLPEMFAGIPTLRVETPLLLCWDYRLKRWFDFLGAGLGLLLISPLLVGVAIAIRLDSPGPIFFRQPRAGLNGKPFKMWKFRTMVINAPQLQAQLEAQNQMKDGVLFKIKDDPRITKLGKFLRRTSIDELPQLLNVVLGQMSLVGPRPLPLRDVARFDEWHHIRHQVLPGITGLWQISGRSDLSDFNDAARLDLYYIDNWSLNLDLDILLETVRIVFFGKGAY; from the coding sequence ATGCCCAAATCTCCTTTTCCCCTTCCTACCCAGGATATTCGTGCGATTAGTCCTCTCCACTGGCTAAAAACTGCCCGAGGCCGCTGGAAAAGAGGTTTATTGCTAGTGGGCAGTGATCTCTTGGGGTTGGCGATCGCCTGGCAACTGGCCGACTACATCAACAACTTTTATTCGCCTATTCCGGCGGATCTGGTCTGGTGGGTCTGGCTTGATATTCCGAGCTTGTTCTGGATTTTTGCCTTTGTCACCCTGGTCTTCTTCTTTGGCAATCACCTCTATCGTTCGCCCCCAGCTCCTCAAAACTACACCCGTGCCGCCTGGATCATTACTCTGGTCTATGGCCTGTTTTTGGTTGGTAGTTATTTCCATAACCCCATGCTCGATCCACCCCGTTCCCTGTTTATTGCGGCTTGGTTTTTGAGTGTTGTCCTAGTCTTAGGCTTGCGGTTTTTGTTGACCTTAATCCTGCGCCAGTTTGATCGCCAAGCACCACCGATTAATGTGTTTCTCGTCGCCCCGGCCGAGCAATTAGAAAGTCTTGCCCAGATTTTAAAAAAACGCCCCCATTATCGGATTGTCGGTGCCACCCTTGCCTCCATGGTCAGTACCCAAATCACGGTGGCGCAAATTAAACAGTCAGGGGCCCACGAAGTACTGGTCAAAGATCTCCCTGAAACAGACTTGGCCTCCCATTTATTTTGGCATTTGCGCAGCGCGGGGATTGCCATTCGTCTTATGCCGTCGAGTCGGGAGATGCTTTATCGTCGAGGCTTGCCGGAAATGTTCGCCGGAATTCCCACCCTCCGAGTTGAAACGCCACTGCTGCTGTGCTGGGATTACCGCTTAAAACGGTGGTTTGATTTTCTGGGGGCTGGGCTGGGTCTTTTGCTAATTTCGCCGCTGTTGGTCGGCGTGGCGATCGCCATTCGCCTAGATTCACCGGGGCCAATTTTCTTCCGGCAACCGAGGGCGGGTTTAAATGGCAAACCGTTCAAGATGTGGAAATTTCGGACGATGGTCATTAATGCGCCCCAGTTACAGGCCCAACTAGAAGCGCAAAATCAAATGAAGGATGGGGTATTGTTCAAGATTAAAGATGATCCGCGCATTACAAAATTGGGTAAATTTCTTCGCCGCACCAGTATCGATGAGTTGCCCCAATTGCTCAATGTGGTGCTGGGTCAGATGAGTTTGGTGGGGCCGCGCCCATTGCCGCTGCGGGATGTGGCACGGTTTGACGAATGGCACCATATCCGCCACCAAGTTTTACCGGGGATTACGGGTCTGTGGCAAATTTCGGGTCGTTCTGATCTGAGTGATTTTAATGATGCGGCGCGACTAGATTTGTACTACATCGACAATTGGTCTTTGAACCTCGATCTCGACATTTTGTTGGAAACGGTGCGAATTGTCTTTTTTGGCAAAGGAGCCTACTAG
- a CDS encoding DUF2237 family protein, which yields MTDAKNVLGTALQPCSTDPLTGFYRDGCCTTGANDFGRHVVCAQMTPAFLEFTKNQGNDLSTPVPQYHFPGLKPGDRWCLCAARWQEAFEVGVAPPVHLEATHAKALEIVRLEDLQHHALVF from the coding sequence ATGACAGATGCAAAAAACGTTTTAGGAACCGCCCTCCAGCCTTGCAGTACCGACCCCTTAACTGGCTTTTATCGGGATGGCTGTTGCACCACTGGCGCGAATGATTTTGGCCGCCATGTGGTCTGTGCGCAAATGACGCCAGCTTTCTTGGAATTTACCAAAAACCAAGGCAATGATTTGAGTACCCCCGTGCCCCAATACCATTTCCCTGGTCTCAAACCCGGCGATCGCTGGTGTCTCTGTGCTGCCCGCTGGCAAGAAGCCTTTGAGGTCGGGGTTGCGCCCCCTGTCCACCTCGAAGCCACCCATGCCAAAGCCCTTGAAATTGTGCGCCTCGAAGATCTACAGCACCATGCTTTGGTTTTCTGA
- a CDS encoding Uma2 family endonuclease produces MATVTLDLQPVLTLTQGQFAQLCQANPDAKLERTAQGELVIMAPTGGETGRVNFELNGQLWYWNKCHGFGKCFDSSTGFILPDGATRSPDMCWVEKSRWDSLTPEQQQKFVPLCPDFVAELLSPSDVVQQTRQKMQEYLDNGCRLGWLINQGDRQVEIYRPGQTVEILTTPKQLAGEDILQNFVLDLSDLW; encoded by the coding sequence ATGGCTACCGTAACCCTTGATCTCCAGCCCGTTTTGACCCTGACCCAAGGCCAATTTGCCCAGCTCTGTCAGGCGAATCCCGATGCCAAATTAGAACGCACAGCCCAAGGAGAACTTGTGATCATGGCCCCCACAGGTGGTGAAACTGGCAGAGTCAATTTTGAACTCAATGGCCAACTCTGGTACTGGAATAAATGTCATGGTTTTGGGAAGTGCTTCGATTCCTCGACAGGTTTTATTTTGCCCGATGGCGCGACGCGATCGCCGGATATGTGTTGGGTCGAAAAATCCCGCTGGGACAGCCTCACCCCAGAACAACAGCAGAAATTTGTCCCCCTCTGCCCTGATTTTGTCGCCGAACTCCTTTCGCCCAGCGATGTGGTACAACAAACCCGCCAGAAAATGCAGGAATATTTAGATAATGGTTGTCGGTTGGGCTGGCTGATCAACCAAGGCGATCGCCAAGTAGAAATTTATCGCCCTGGTCAAACCGTTGAAATTTTAACGACCCCCAAACAGCTTGCCGGAGAAGATATTCTTCAGAATTTTGTTTTAGATCTCAGTGACTTGTGGTAA
- a CDS encoding HAD family phosphatase: MTLLKAVLFEINGVFLNDAALQFELIDDILLAENLRPTDRLYRDSSLGKSDRRCLKENLALRGRVFSEAQLDSLIQQKSALYQSKLREIEPFPLYEDVIPLISAIKLKNIPVGIVTGYCRADAEFILQQAHLDQAFDVIVTADEVKTFKPNGDGYRLAIAQLNQKFPEAQIQPENCLAIEDNFHGIQAAKSVGIPVVGVAHTYPFHMLQRCSNWCVDYLNDLELERIDPSLAPPAEVLK; this comes from the coding sequence ATGACCCTGCTCAAAGCCGTTTTATTTGAAATAAATGGAGTCTTTCTTAACGATGCGGCCCTCCAATTTGAGCTGATCGATGATATTTTGCTGGCCGAAAATCTCCGACCGACGGATCGCCTCTATCGGGATAGCAGTCTGGGGAAAAGCGATCGCCGTTGCCTCAAGGAAAATCTTGCACTCCGGGGGCGGGTGTTCTCAGAGGCACAACTTGACAGCCTCATTCAACAGAAATCCGCACTTTATCAAAGCAAATTACGAGAAATTGAGCCGTTCCCCCTTTATGAAGACGTAATCCCCCTAATTTCTGCGATTAAACTCAAAAATATCCCCGTGGGAATTGTGACGGGCTATTGCCGTGCCGATGCTGAGTTTATCCTCCAGCAAGCGCACCTTGACCAAGCTTTTGATGTGATTGTCACCGCCGATGAGGTGAAAACATTTAAACCCAACGGAGATGGTTATCGCCTGGCGATCGCCCAACTAAACCAGAAATTTCCTGAGGCCCAAATTCAACCGGAAAATTGCCTCGCCATTGAAGATAATTTCCACGGTATCCAGGCCGCCAAATCCGTCGGGATTCCCGTTGTCGGCGTGGCCCATACCTATCCATTTCATATGTTGCAACGCTGCAGTAACTGGTGTGTGGACTACCTCAATGATTTAGAACTCGAACGTATCGATCCCAGCCTTGCGCCCCCCGCAGAGGTGCTAAAATAA
- a CDS encoding 2Fe-2S iron-sulfur cluster-binding protein yields MPTITFGSQTITCNQGDNLRKVLLANKINLYNGNATTINCHGLGTCGTCAVEITGPVSAQSWKEKTRLSLPPHNPDKQRRLACQVSVEGDIAVKKYDGFWGQGDTVVSA; encoded by the coding sequence ATGCCAACTATCACCTTCGGAAGTCAAACTATTACCTGTAATCAAGGCGATAATTTACGCAAAGTTCTCCTGGCCAACAAAATTAATCTCTACAATGGCAATGCAACAACCATTAATTGTCATGGTCTTGGTACCTGTGGCACCTGTGCCGTCGAAATTACTGGCCCCGTTTCAGCCCAGAGCTGGAAAGAAAAAACACGTCTCTCCCTACCGCCTCACAACCCAGACAAGCAAAGGCGTCTAGCCTGTCAAGTGAGTGTAGAAGGGGATATTGCCGTCAAAAAATACGATGGTTTCTGGGGCCAGGGGGATACCGTCGTCAGTGCTTAA